One Ensifer adhaerens genomic region harbors:
- a CDS encoding ABC transporter ATP-binding protein: MSAPILTLDKVSKTFGNGPAAVRAARAISFSLHAGRALAVVGESGSGKTTCARIAMREYEPSEGRLLYKGKPVDAAGSKEIADYRRSVQMIFQDPFASLNPAHTIAYHLKRPLMLHRADIRGAAVDEEIKALLRQVKLDPEIVAPKYPHELSGGQRQRVNIARALAAKPEVIVADEPTSMLDVSVRLGVLNLLSEMKREMNLGLLYITHDIATARYVAEDIAVMYAGQIVEWGNTGKVIDNPAHPYTKLLLSAVPDPDIRFDDPNAQVSSAEADETRRRSAATQETIREVEPDHFVRAA, translated from the coding sequence ATGTCCGCACCCATTCTTACCCTGGACAAGGTCAGCAAGACCTTCGGCAATGGCCCCGCCGCCGTGCGCGCGGCGAGGGCTATCTCGTTCTCATTGCATGCGGGCCGGGCGCTTGCCGTCGTTGGCGAATCCGGCAGCGGCAAGACCACCTGCGCCCGCATCGCCATGCGCGAATACGAGCCGAGCGAAGGACGGCTGCTCTATAAGGGCAAGCCCGTCGACGCGGCCGGATCCAAGGAAATCGCCGACTATCGCCGCTCGGTGCAGATGATCTTCCAGGATCCCTTCGCTTCGCTCAATCCGGCCCACACCATCGCCTACCACCTGAAGCGGCCGCTGATGCTGCACCGTGCTGACATCAGGGGTGCGGCGGTCGACGAAGAGATCAAGGCCCTGCTTCGGCAGGTGAAGCTCGATCCTGAGATCGTCGCGCCGAAATACCCTCACGAACTTTCCGGTGGCCAGCGCCAGCGCGTCAACATCGCGCGGGCGCTCGCGGCCAAGCCCGAAGTCATCGTCGCCGATGAGCCGACCTCGATGCTCGACGTTTCCGTGCGGCTCGGCGTGCTCAATCTCTTGAGCGAAATGAAGCGCGAGATGAATCTCGGCCTGCTCTACATCACCCACGACATCGCGACGGCCCGCTACGTCGCCGAGGATATCGCGGTGATGTATGCAGGCCAGATCGTCGAATGGGGCAACACCGGCAAGGTCATCGACAACCCGGCCCATCCCTATACCAAGCTGCTGCTCTCGGCGGTGCCGGATCCGGACATCCGCTTCGACGATCCGAACGCGCAGGTCAGTTCCGCTGAAGCCGATGAAACGCGCCGGCGTTCGGCGGCGACCCAAGAGACAATCCGCGAAGTCGAGCCCGATCATTTCGTGCGCGCGGCCTGA
- a CDS encoding glutamine synthetase beta-grasp domain-containing protein, whose protein sequence is MTKFKLEYIWLDGYKPTPNLRGKTLIKEFDAFPTLEQLPFWGFDGSSTMQAEGSSSDCVLKPVAVYPDPERKNGVLVLCEVMMPDAKTPHPSNTRATVLDDDGAWFGFEQEYFFYQNGRPLGFPDAGYPAPQGPYYCGVGFSNVGDVARKIVEEHLDICLAAGINHEGINAEVAKGQWEFQVFGKGSRKAADEIWLARYLLQRLTEKYGIDVEYHCKPLGDTDWNGSGMHANFSTAYMREVGGKEYFEELMAAFAEARADHIAVYGPDNHMRLTGKHETASIHQFSYGVADRGASIRVPHSFVNNDYKGYLEDRRPNSKGDPYQIASQILKTISTVPTDVEKREAA, encoded by the coding sequence ATGACAAAGTTTAAGCTCGAATACATCTGGCTCGACGGTTACAAGCCCACCCCGAACCTGCGCGGCAAGACCCTGATCAAGGAATTCGATGCTTTCCCGACGCTGGAACAGCTGCCCTTCTGGGGCTTCGACGGTTCGTCGACGATGCAGGCCGAAGGCAGCAGCTCGGACTGCGTGCTGAAGCCGGTCGCCGTCTATCCGGATCCGGAGCGCAAGAACGGCGTTCTCGTCCTTTGCGAAGTCATGATGCCGGATGCCAAGACGCCGCATCCGTCCAACACCCGCGCTACGGTTCTGGATGACGACGGCGCCTGGTTCGGTTTCGAGCAGGAATACTTCTTCTATCAGAACGGCCGCCCGCTCGGCTTCCCGGATGCCGGTTACCCCGCGCCGCAAGGCCCCTACTACTGCGGCGTCGGCTTCAGCAACGTTGGCGACGTGGCCCGCAAGATCGTCGAAGAGCATCTCGACATCTGCCTGGCTGCCGGTATCAACCATGAAGGCATCAATGCGGAAGTCGCCAAGGGCCAGTGGGAATTCCAGGTGTTCGGCAAGGGCTCGCGCAAGGCTGCCGACGAAATCTGGCTTGCCCGCTACCTGCTGCAGCGCCTGACCGAAAAGTACGGCATCGACGTCGAATACCACTGCAAGCCGCTCGGCGACACCGACTGGAACGGCTCGGGCATGCATGCCAACTTCTCGACCGCCTACATGCGCGAAGTCGGTGGCAAGGAATACTTCGAAGAGCTGATGGCTGCTTTCGCCGAAGCTCGTGCCGATCACATCGCCGTCTACGGCCCAGACAATCACATGCGCCTGACCGGCAAGCACGAAACCGCTTCGATCCACCAGTTCAGCTACGGTGTTGCTGACCGTGGTGCGTCGATCCGCGTTCCGCACAGCTTCGTCAACAACGACTACAAGGGCTATCTCGAAGATCGCCGCCCGAACTCCAAGGGCGACCCCTACCAGATCGCTTCGCAGATCCTGAAGACGATCTCCACCGTTCCGACCGACGTCGAAAAGCGCGAAGCCGCCTGA
- a CDS encoding ABC transporter ATP-binding protein, which yields MTAPLLSVKNLTIDYIGETNDFRAVDNVSFDVAPGEVFGLAGESGCGKSTIAFAISRLHKPPALIRKESAILLDGRDVLDLDQKDLADFRWREVAMVFQSAMNSLNPVLRIEQQFYDVLKTHKRITRAQARDRTAEMLKLVDISPDRMRDYPHQFSGGMRQRIVIAICLALDPRLIVMDEPTTALDVVVQREILQRINELRRKLGFAVLFITHDLGLMVQFCDRIGIMLGGKLVEQGTADAIYRTPEHDYTKKLWASFPSLHGGVLR from the coding sequence GTGACCGCACCTTTGCTTTCGGTCAAGAACCTGACCATCGATTACATTGGCGAGACCAACGATTTCCGCGCCGTCGACAATGTCAGCTTCGACGTTGCCCCCGGTGAGGTCTTCGGCCTTGCCGGCGAATCCGGCTGCGGCAAGAGCACGATCGCCTTTGCCATCAGCCGGCTGCACAAGCCGCCGGCGCTGATCCGCAAGGAAAGCGCCATCCTGCTCGACGGCCGCGACGTGCTCGACCTCGACCAGAAGGATCTCGCCGACTTCCGCTGGCGCGAAGTGGCGATGGTGTTCCAGAGCGCAATGAACTCACTGAACCCGGTGTTGCGCATCGAACAGCAGTTCTACGACGTCTTGAAGACGCACAAGCGCATCACCCGCGCACAGGCGCGTGATCGCACCGCCGAGATGCTCAAGCTCGTCGATATCTCGCCGGACCGGATGCGCGATTATCCGCACCAGTTTTCCGGCGGCATGCGCCAGCGCATCGTCATCGCCATCTGCCTTGCGCTCGATCCGCGGCTGATCGTCATGGACGAGCCGACGACGGCGCTCGACGTGGTGGTGCAGCGCGAAATCCTGCAGCGGATCAACGAACTCCGGCGCAAGCTCGGTTTTGCCGTGCTCTTCATTACCCACGACCTCGGGCTGATGGTGCAGTTCTGCGACCGCATCGGCATCATGCTCGGCGGCAAGCTGGTCGAACAGGGCACCGCCGACGCCATCTACCGGACACCGGAGCACGACTATACCAAGAAGCTCTGGGCCTCCTTCCCCTCGCTGCACGGAGGCGTTCTTCGATGA